Genomic window (Eubalaena glacialis isolate mEubGla1 chromosome X, mEubGla1.1.hap2.+ XY, whole genome shotgun sequence):
CGAACGAACCTCCATGCAGAACTGGTCTGTGACCCTCACCAGCTGGGCCAGCCTTCCTGCCTTGTCTTCCCCCAGGTACCAGCCGTCATCTATGAGAACCTCCTCTCCAGGCTCCCAGTTCCCGGAGGAGCACTTCAGTGCCCCCACACTCCATCAGCTGCCTTCGTTTAGAACGTGACTGTCATCTCCTTCCCAATTTCCACAGGGCAGCTCTTTACTGACCAAGCCCCTCACCAACTCCTAGTGACAGTCCCGGCTCCCCAGCAGGCCTTGGCAGCCTTCCGTGGTTTGCCCCCTTCGGTCCCCTGGCCCTCCTGTCCTGGGGGCCCGCTCTGCACTACCACGGCCCCGAAGCCCACCGAGACCCAGGTGCTCAGAGCCCACCAAGTCTTACTGGAACCCCGGAGCAGGTCCCTCTGAGTCTGgaagcccccacccccgccccccgccgctgCCTGACCGCTGGTCACACTGGGCTCAGGGGCCATTCCGACAGGAGACGAAGCCCCTCCCGCCCCAGGTGGACAGCGGGTGGGTGAGGCGGGCACTCGCTGTCTCTGCATGCATCACACGGCGCCCTGTGCCAGTGCGCATCGGCACGCCCGGGCCCCTTCcaaggctgctggctcctggagTGCCGGTGGCCTCCTGGCCCAGTGCCCCATTTCCTCCCGGGTggagcggggagggagggaggcggtgGGGACCGGCGGGGCGCAGGTGCGCAGGCCAGGCCCTGCAGAGCGGGAAggcgggctggggcagggggtctGGGGGTCTGGGGGGGCGGCCTAGGGTCCGGGCCCGGACCCGCGCTCTCCAAGGTCTCGCCCTTCAGATCGGGGCCCttcccgctgctgctgctgctgccggggCGGCCGGCTGCGGCGCGGCCAGGGAACCCCAAGCGCCGGAGCTCAGCGGAGGGTGGACGGCAGGGGGGCTGCGGGGACCGAGCGGAGTCCATGAGACTCAGGGAGGGCGAGCCCCGGCCAGCGCGCGGCCCCGCCCCACTTCTATGTCCTGGCCGGTTTCTGCCGGTTCCACGGCCACAGGCCCCGCCCCTCTTCACTTCGGGCCCGAACAGGCCAGCTGGTGACGTCTTGGCTCGCCGACCCCGCCCCGCTCCCAGGTCCCGGCGGGTCTAAGCTCGTCCCCCTCGAGCGCAGGCCCCGCCCCTCGTTCCCGTCTAGCCCAAACACGCCAGCGTGTGACGTCTCTGGGCtcgcaggccccgccccctcccggaCGCACAGCCCCGCCCTCTCCCACGGCCCGACCGGTCCGCGGCTCTTCGGCTCTAGCGCGCCCTACATCCCTCTTTCGCCTCTAGCCAATCCCGTCAGCCTGTGACGTCTGGGCTcgccagccccgccccgccccgcccgttCCCTGGGCCCGACCGTTCTGCGCCGGGGGCTCCCCGCGTCCTGGCTCCGCCCCGCGCAGCGCGCGCGGCCCGCAGGGACCGCGGTTGGACGCGAACGTGACGCAGGCGTGACGCGGGCGTAGCCGCTCCCGAGGCGTTCGCGCTACCCCTGCCGCGCTCTGAGGCAGTCGTAGCTCGGCCCGTATCGCCAGGCCCGGGCCACCCCCAGGCCTCTGCCGCCCGCTGCCCGCCATGGACGACTACGCGGTCCTGTCGGACGCCGAGCTGGCTGCCGTGCTGCGCCAGTACAACATCCCGCACGGGCCCGTCGTGGGtacgcggcggcggcggcgggccccCTCCCCGCGCTTCGCCCCGCGCCCCCTTCCTTAACCCCTCTCCGCGCCGCCCCCGGTCTCGCGGCCCGCGCCCTGACCGCCCTGTGCCCCATGTCTGGCCAGGTTCCACTCGCAAGCTCTACGAAAAGAAAATCTTCGAGTATGAGACCCAGAGGCGGAGGCTCTCGCCCCCGAACTCGTCCACATCCTCTTTCTCCTATCGGTTCTCGGGTGAGGCCCCCGCCCCACGGCTCCACCTGGCCGCCCTCGGGGACAGGGTTTGGGAGGAAGGGGTCGCGATGGTGTGGCAGGGGCGCTGGCCGGGAGGGGCacaggggaaaggggaggtgagCCTTGGAGGCAAATggccctggcccctcccccatTCAGACTTAGATTCAGCGTCCGTGGACTCGGATATGTACGATCTGCCCAAGAAAGAGGACGCCTTACTTTACCAGAGCAAGGgtaaggcaggggtggggtgggcaccCTGACACCTTCGTTCCAGTGTCAGGGAGAACCTGAGATCTCAACCCCCGCCGTCCTACAGTAGTCCTGGAGGGGAAAAACCGAGTCACAGGCCCCCAAATGGGATTCAGATTAGGGCCATCTGGCCAGGTGGGGACACCGTTGCTCCCTCTGCTACCGCTGCCCCCCCTTCCCAAGGCTGTAATGATGACTACTATGAGGAGAGTTACTTGACCACCAGGACTTACGGGGAGCCTGAGTCTGTGGGCACATCCAAGGGCTTCCGCCAGCCCTCGGCTTCACTCTCAGATGCTGACACCTTTCACCACCAGGTGAGCTGGCTGTCGGGCACCCTGTACTTGGGTACAACCTGAGGGAGTGATTGCGGGGTTTGGATAAATCAAGGGGGCCACTGGGTGCAAATGGTGGCTCCCAGAGCCTCCCGGGAGAGGTGGGGTCAGCAGACACCTGCCAGGTCAgtgccttttttggggggggggggctgtcaGAACTGTTTGACTAGAGTGCCTGGTACATGCCCTGCACCCTTGCCTGGGATCTAGGTTTGAACTCTTTCTGAGAATCCTGGGGCAGAAAGTAGGGTGTAGGCAGCTGGGACAGTCACTTAGCAAGTGGCAAGGCCTCACAGACATAAGGCCAGGAACCAAGAAGGGTGCTGGAGGGTGGCAAGGCCCAGGCCTTGAAGCAGTGTTCAGAATAGGCTGGGCAGGGAAGTTTGGACTGAGGGGTATGACGGGGCCACGCTGACCCTGCCAGCCAGTATCCTTACCCTGATTCACTTCTGTAGGTTCGCGAAGACAATCTTTTCTCTTCTGAAGAGGAGGGCAAGGATAGGTGAGTAGTAGGGAGGGCCAGGGACTGGGGCTGATTCTGGGCTCAGGCCTTCCTGGCTTATCTGCTCCCCTCTTTGCCTCAGGGAACGCCCCGTGTATGGCCGGGACAGTGCCTACCAGAGCATCGCACACTACCGCCCTGTTTCCAACGTCTCCAGAAGCTCCCTGGGCCTGTCCTATtaccccacctcctccacctctgcCGTGTCCTCATCTTCATCTCCTCCTCCTTCGTGGCTCACCCGCCGTGCCATCCGGCCAGAAAAGCAGGCCCCTGGGGCTGGTCTGGGCCAGGATCGCCAGGTCCCACTCTGGGGCCAGATGCTCCTGTTCCTGGTCTTTGCTGCCTTCCTGCTTTTTGTTTACTACTCCATGCAGGCCGAGGATAGCAACCCCTTCTGGGCGGGGCCCTGAGGGTCTGGCTTGGTGGCTTGGGGCCAGCTGCTCTTGGAAGTCCTGGCTGACTGCCTTAGCAGTGttttctgggggaggggggttggggcTTTTCTGTGTGTTCTAGCTTGGGGGTACTGGGACAGGGGCAATGTTTGCTTCCCCTGCCTTGTCCTGCCAGGGAGGCAGCAGGCCTGGGCCCTCTGCAGCATGGTGGGCCTGGGCAGGTGTTCCTCTGGAGCCTCCTGGCCCTACTTGCCTCTGACCCTTAGGGCCTAGGAGGGCAAGACCCTTCTCGTGGAGAGGAGAACATGGTTGTCGTCATTGCATGCCTCCTGTTCATTGTCACCTCATTGGGGGGGATTAACCAAAGGCCACCCTGACTTTGTTTTCGTGGACAATAAAAAGACTGTTTATTTTTAACGTGTGGGCTCTTCCCTTTAATGTGGGGAGGGGTTGGGCTGCCCCCTGCTAAGGCCCTCCAGGCCTTGGGTCTCCAGAATTGCCATCTGGCTTTGTtggttcttcttttcttcctttgcgCTTGGGGTAGGGATCACATGCTACCCATGGACATATTTGTGCTTTGCTTCTGGGGTCTGCTCCCTGACTCGTTACCCAAAGCTCTTGTAACTACTCATAAAAATAACTGTCACACGGAGAACCCACTTGGAAATGCAGGCGAGGCTGCTTGCACGATGTCAGTTATGGGTGTTTAACTTTCCAGCAGACGCCAGTCTTGGTGTTCAAGGCTAGGGGGATGAAGAGGAAACGAGGCGTCTGCTTGGTGGGCCATTTCTGCTGGAAAGCTGATTGTTTAATGCTACAGGGGAAGGCTCCCAGTACTCTGGAATGCTCCATCACCTTTCGGTAAACCAGTTCCTCACCTGGCTATATTCTTTCTTATTGCCAGGTTTTCTGCTGTGGgtatttcataattttcaaaGAAGGAAACCAAGGGTAGACTGCCGCAAGAGGCTGTGCGTCCTGGCTCTGCACTGCCAGTAGAGGGCAGTAAAGCGTGGAGAGGCTGGCTCCGTGTAAACAAGTGGGAATCAGGCACCACAAGGGCTACCTCGTTGGGTGGGGCCCCAGCATCAGTCCCTCTCACCTCTGACCGGCTCCTTGCTACAGGTGGCAGGACTTGGCAGGGCCTGGCCTCTCACCTGCGTGCACACCATGAGCTCCTGAGCCTTTGGGGGCTCTTGAGCCTTTGGGGGCTCTTGGCTGTCTATGGCTGCGTGGTGAGCTTTggtcagggctggggctggaaccATCCTACCAAAGCTCCTGGACATTTCTTTCTGATGCATCCTAGTCTCCCCACTTTTTTTTCTGGGGGGGGCGggtgttttcttaaaaataacacatacttttttgtgcatttaaaataaaaaagaatgatgggactttcctggtggctcagtggttaagaatccgcctgccgatgcagggacatgggttcgatccctggtccaggaagatcccacatgccgcagagcaactaagcccatgcgccacaactactgagcctgtgctctagagcccacgagccacagctactgagctggtgagcctagagcccatgctccacaacaagagaagccactgcaatgagaagcccgcgcaccgcaacaaaagagtagctcccgctctctgcaactagagaaagcccacgtgcagcaacgaagacccaacacagccaaaaataaataaatttattaaaaaaaaaaaaaagaatccaccttccaatgaaggggacacgggttcgatccctgctgggggaactaagatcccacatgccgtggggcaactaagcccacgtgccacagctactgagcttatGTGCCTCAACGAGacagcccacgcgccctggagcccacgccacaactagagagagaaaaacccacacgccgcaatgaagagcccgagCGTCACAATGAAAGATCTTgtgtaccgcaactaagacctgacgcagccaaaaaatatatacattttaaaaatattttaaaatatatacaaaaaagaatgaaagaaattgcTTCTAATTTTCTCACCCCTCCCACAGCCTCAGCCTCCTTTGTTTGCTGCAAGCCCCTCCCACCTGGCTCCCCCAGCACCCAGCCAACTGTGGCATGGACTCCCCAGGTCTCCAGCTTCTGCCCCTTGCCATCCCAGTGCAAGAGCTGAGATGAGACTTGGTTGCTTCATGGTGGGTGGTGGGCATGGGCAGGGGGTGCTGCCTCCTCATTGGTGACAATAAGGCCTGATGGTCAGATCAATGAGCctgaatgggggtgggggtgcagAAGAGGTAGTCAGGTTGCCAGTGCACCAGAACTCCAGGGCGGCATGGTGAGACATCTTGCTTCAGCAACGGATCCCAAATCAAGTATGTCGAGAAGAGGGACCGAGCCTGTGAGTACAGCTCCCCCACAGCCTCTCGCTACCCGGGACTGCTGCTCAGCTGGAGCCCCACCAGGTCTGGGCGGAGAGGCAAGAGGAGCCTAGGGACGTGGTAAGGTTGACATGCTGATACTCTGTGGAGTAGCTGGGGCGGAGAGAAGGGACAGCATGGGAGCAAGGGGAGCTGGGCTTGGGCCCTCCCAAGGAAGGGGAGAGACATGGCATGGCCTCTGGGTGGAATggtcctctccaggcctcaggtCCTTGATCTGTTCCAGGAAAGAGGGGGAGGCTACGTGTGCTTGACAACCACTGTGGTGTCTGATAGAAGAGACGAAAGAGTCCCCACCCAGGTGACATAGTCTCCCtgttctcattcatttattccccaAGGGCAACCACATCCATTGATCACCATGCACCAGAGGGAGGGTTGCTGCGGGCTCCTGAGTGGCTTCAAGCTTCCTGCCCCAGGGCTCTTAGACACCCCCCTCACAAAGAGTTCTAGCTCCCAAGGGCTCTGGACCGCCCCCAGCACTCCCCTTCAGGCGTGGCCCCACTTCCCAGGGCTCTGAGACTACCTCCAGCGAGAGCTCTGAGGGGCCCAGCTGCCTGAAAGTCCCCCGAGGGCTCTCGAGTTCCATCACAGGGCAACTGAGGATTTCCATTCCCCAGGGCTTAGgccatcctcccttcccccaccaagGGCtccagtggtgctgggaacacagcaGGGGGTAGCAGCTGCCCAAGGTTAAGGGGACAGTGCCTCCCCTGCTGTGTAGGTGCCAGCAGAACGGAGGGGGGAgggaatggtggtggtggtggtcctgCCAGGCAGGGAGGAGCCTGGATGACACAATGGAGCTGGTTGCAATGGAGCTGGATGCGTGGCTGCTACCAGAGGTCTGAGCCGCATCCCTGGTGGAGCACAGAAAGGAGGGCCctgtgggtggggcagggggtggagccaggaatcCTAGCTCAGGATCCCACCCTTGACCTCCACCCCCCTGTCAGGTCCAGGGTAAGCAGCAGCCAGTGTTGGGCAGACCTAGGTCCACCCCTACCTTGACCCCCACCCTGTGCAGGAGCCGGCTGCTTGAGCTAGAGAGGGTGGCTACTGGGCGGGTCCCCGCACTGAAGAGGACAGTCCATCCAAGAGAACAGTCCAAGGGGTGCACAGCCTGTGGATCCACAAGGATGAACCACCCCAGGCCCCGAGGGTCTAAAGGACAGGAAAGTGCCACTGTTACTACCCCGGGGGCTGGCCAGTTGCCCTAGGTTCAGGGTGGCCATCGCTGGAGACTCTACCCCTGCCCCCAAGGGCAGGCAGGACTCTGAAAAAAGTCAGGTCCCGCCCCCTGGCCCACCACTTCTCAGGCCATGCCTGCTGCCTGGTGGGTGAGGGGGGCAGGCACACTCTGGAGGCTTCTGGAAGCTGCTCAGCTGGAGAAGTCCAGCCCCAGTGGCGGGGATAGAGGTGGTCCCCCCCAGGCACCGCCTTCTCCCCTCGGCCCACCAGGCACCCCTCCCGCCCACTCACCCAGAGCCTCCTGCCTGCTCCCTGTACCAGTCGGCCAGGAGGAGACAGTCCTGTCTCCCATCCTTTCCGAACCCCGCCTGCTGGACGGGCCCCCATGGGAGAATGGCCCCAGAGCCAGGCTGAGCTTAAACAGGAGGCTCCGTCCCCGCCCCGGACTCCACATCACACCCAGGCAGCCATGAGGCACGCTAGGCGGCAGCGGGGGAAAAGATGCCACCCTGGAGGGGGGGAAACAGGACCCTGACGACAGCCCTGAGGACAGAGGCCACGGGACAGACCAGGCCTGAGCCTGAGGCCCGCCCGGGCAGGGGTCAGGAGGGAGCGAGACTGGGGCGCCATCCCTGCCAGGGATTCTGGGGGGGGGGACAGGCAGATGGCATCAGGAAAAGGACCACCGAGACCCCATCCTGCTGGGGGCAAACGGCTTGGGACGTGGCCCCACTGAGCAAAACCCCCAGAGGACACCCCGGCCACTAGGAGACAGGGAAGTGCGAGGCCTGGGCCTCAGCCAGGTTCACACGCAGGGTGtccagcccgggccacccacccAGAGTCAGCAGGGGTGGTGGCCCAGCTCCAACAGGCCCCACGCCTATGCCCGAGCCCCGCTCACCAGCAGGTGCCAGGAGCAGAGACGAGGTCCCAGCCACACGCCTTCCCCCAGGCTGGCCCCATCTCACCTACTAagtctggggagggggtggctggTCGCCCCAGTTGGGAGCAGCCCCGCATCCTGCAGGTCCTGTCTGGCCTGAGtccaggcagggcagggcagggcagggggatggTGGAGCTGACCACCCACACCCCACGGCCAGCCTCCACCCCTGCTCTGGCCACACCTCTGCACCCGACCCTCCCTGCTGCCCGCTCCcacaggaggatgggagggacccGGCTGAGGAAAGGGGAGCACCGGCCCCTCAGGATGGGACTGCCACCCACCCGACAGTGAGGGAGCCCCAGCACTTCAACAAGGGAGACATTAGTCTGGAGACCCTTGGGATTCCCATGCAGGCCCCCAGCACGGGCGGCCTCACCCAACTCCAGGGCACAGGGCCACGGCGCTCCAGGGCAGCCACCTCCACACCCCCCAGGAACCCCGATGAAGCCAGtgatgggagtgtgtgtgtgtgtgtgtgtgtgtgtgtgtgtgtgtgtgtgtgtgtctggaagGTCCCCACAAGCCCAGCGAGGCCGCAGCCAGGGGAGCAGGACTGAGGACAGCGCTAAACAatgggcggggctgggggacTGCCATTGGGTCGGCGCACCTACTGAGGATGGGCCAGGTACAGACACCCGTGctcagcggggggggggggcacccaGGTCCTCGGGCGGGCAGAGAGGGTGAGGGCCAAGGATGAGCACTGCAGGGGGGTGGCGGCTGGGTGGTGACAGGGCCTGGCTGCTGCCCTGATTATGCCCATCCACAGAGCGGGCTGCTAGGAAGAGCTCCCCCGGGCAAGGGGGGACCCGCGCCCACGCAGTGCCCTGGGCCCCCGTGGGCAGGCCGCCTCAGAGGGAAGACTGCAGGGAAGCCGGGCCCGCCTTGTCGTTCCTTCTGCCCAGGGCTGAGGGACTGAAAGGTGCCTCTACTTAGGGGACAGTCAGATGGCCCAGGAGTGTGGGGCTGCAGCGGGCCCGAGTGCCTCCCGGAGCCCCAGGACCCTGCGGCCCCACATCCCAGCCGGAGGGTGTCCCCGGCAGCCACCACCACAGCCACGAGGCCGGGCCCAGCAAGcacggcctcggcctcggcctctgCTCCTGGGACGGAGACAGAGAGCCCGGCTCTCCTGACACCCACGGTCCTGGGGTTCAAGAAGTGCATGGCGGCCTCGGACGGGGCCGGGGAGCTGTCGCCAAGGGCCCTGGCGTTGCCCAGCAGCGAGAGCCAACAGGAAAGGCACTCACCGCCCACAGAACCTGCGTGACAAATTCAGAGCCACCAAGCGTGTCATCAGGGAGTCACGTCTGAGTCCC
Coding sequences:
- the EMD gene encoding emerin; its protein translation is MDDYAVLSDAELAAVLRQYNIPHGPVVGSTRKLYEKKIFEYETQRRRLSPPNSSTSSFSYRFSDLDSASVDSDMYDLPKKEDALLYQSKGCNDDYYEESYLTTRTYGEPESVGTSKGFRQPSASLSDADTFHHQVREDNLFSSEEEGKDRERPVYGRDSAYQSIAHYRPVSNVSRSSLGLSYYPTSSTSAVSSSSSPPPSWLTRRAIRPEKQAPGAGLGQDRQVPLWGQMLLFLVFAAFLLFVYYSMQAEDSNPFWAGP